From Permianibacter aggregans, a single genomic window includes:
- a CDS encoding c-type cytochrome, which produces MTVVHKALKHFLWSLLFGVSASVTFADGMAPEYQSMCQDCHGTTTTPGIAPSLFATALSEAEFRDIVRGGRRAMPNFPSEAISDNRLRALYQGLKTAVANDGPADSTPQEPSGNRTRRPTTLPGLRGTAVDAETARRLATTHRSPADLYRQQCERCHRDLNGPLPGSPLDQRYFIPELRFMSMNQSAFIRLVQQGAGPMPAFPDLTEAQLTELYRWIGKFEPATPNQACRADNIQQTHRRWGRELYLAHCARCHGESGQGSFGSSARIDTPAFNLPVPLGVIWQKANAGHSIAPALPFLSHSDKRQIAVYLREMKGWERYSREDTPATFRQLNGEDCQRQLCTRYAHAADEKVRANSNPGLQPNAGSLECEQYQRKNRRKGPAGPGSIYPDCWAQQEVDQFEAFCEAYTPGISSRYPKPPEVQAVTTAQVQANAQLRPVWSNETASLTCRFHDSMGVHIATPNADDRPNWQIRLYTTLHDRAEGEGCWWSSPQQTLGEGNPLPDDNRRDRITVFVRLPENGTVPARKYWSGKLGVEDLDQPDHSRPANTLAFYQALRVMHAKSGEFTLTVYRNVEHDRTRKPRACSACGNSEFSNEKWSTDK; this is translated from the coding sequence ATGACCGTCGTGCATAAGGCGCTAAAGCACTTCTTGTGGTCGCTGCTGTTCGGTGTCTCGGCATCGGTGACGTTTGCCGATGGCATGGCACCGGAATATCAAAGCATGTGTCAGGACTGTCATGGCACGACGACTACGCCGGGTATTGCACCATCGCTGTTTGCCACAGCGCTTTCCGAGGCCGAGTTTCGCGACATCGTCCGTGGCGGTCGCCGGGCAATGCCAAACTTTCCTTCCGAAGCGATTTCCGATAACCGCTTGCGTGCACTTTATCAAGGCTTGAAAACGGCCGTAGCCAACGACGGTCCGGCCGACAGCACGCCACAGGAACCGTCCGGCAATCGCACCCGTCGCCCGACCACGCTACCGGGTCTGCGCGGTACCGCTGTTGATGCCGAAACGGCGCGACGCTTGGCCACTACGCATCGCTCGCCTGCCGATCTGTATCGACAGCAGTGTGAACGTTGTCATCGCGACCTCAATGGTCCGCTACCCGGCAGTCCTTTGGACCAACGCTACTTCATTCCTGAGCTGCGATTCATGTCGATGAACCAATCGGCGTTTATTCGGCTGGTGCAACAGGGCGCAGGACCGATGCCGGCGTTTCCGGATTTGACGGAGGCGCAACTGACTGAACTGTATCGATGGATAGGTAAGTTCGAACCGGCCACGCCGAATCAGGCCTGTCGAGCGGACAACATCCAGCAAACGCATCGTCGTTGGGGCCGGGAACTTTATCTGGCGCATTGCGCACGCTGTCACGGTGAAAGCGGACAAGGCTCATTCGGCTCTTCCGCCCGAATCGATACACCAGCGTTCAATCTACCTGTTCCGCTCGGCGTGATTTGGCAAAAAGCCAACGCCGGGCACAGCATTGCGCCCGCCTTGCCGTTTCTCTCGCACAGCGACAAGCGTCAAATTGCCGTTTATCTTCGGGAGATGAAAGGCTGGGAACGTTACTCACGAGAGGACACGCCGGCGACATTCAGGCAATTGAATGGCGAAGATTGTCAGCGCCAGCTTTGTACACGGTACGCCCATGCGGCCGATGAAAAAGTGCGTGCCAACAGCAATCCTGGTCTGCAACCCAATGCCGGCTCATTGGAGTGCGAGCAATATCAGCGTAAAAATCGCCGCAAGGGTCCTGCGGGACCGGGCAGCATTTATCCGGATTGTTGGGCACAACAAGAAGTGGATCAGTTTGAAGCGTTTTGCGAAGCCTATACGCCCGGCATTTCTTCGCGCTACCCCAAGCCTCCGGAAGTGCAGGCGGTGACCACCGCACAGGTTCAGGCCAACGCCCAATTGCGTCCCGTTTGGAGCAACGAGACCGCGAGCTTGACCTGTCGATTCCATGACTCGATGGGCGTGCACATCGCCACCCCCAATGCCGATGATCGACCCAACTGGCAAATCCGTTTGTACACCACGTTACATGACCGCGCTGAAGGTGAGGGGTGTTGGTGGAGCTCGCCGCAGCAAACGTTGGGTGAGGGCAATCCCCTGCCCGATGACAACCGACGTGATCGCATCACAGTGTTTGTACGACTGCCAGAGAACGGCACGGTACCCGCGCGAAAATATTGGTCGGGAAAGTTGGGGGTCGAGGATCTGGATCAACCTGATCACAGCCGGCCTGCCAACACCTTGGCGTTCTACCAAGCCTTGCGCGTGATGCATGCCAAATCAGGGGAATTCACGCTGACGGTTTATCGCAATGTTGAGCATGACCGCACACGCAAACCACGAGCTTGTTCGGCCTGTGGCAATTCGGAATTCAGCAATGAAAAATGGTCCACAGACAAATAG
- a CDS encoding ankyrin repeat domain-containing protein: MNWTALWLGAALSFAALPPTEAATPTLSELEQQMVALDQQIATAKAQKQNDKLKSLREQRTALQQTIRDARKQQKAADKAAQANAKKAAAEKTWEGYDPQRQLCAAIEYHRTDLVERVLKAGTVDLQKANDHCFFPLADAANRGHADIVELLLQHQSPLSMRFPMMNTLMSAIEITASSKEDRTTILDRLKRQGAGVHDSVEASLPSAVIAGGDTQSDQYLKDRFNIDKELMQSGGSLVRALKDGHVNNIAWLLKNGANAEESSLGKTALQYAIDSRDVEKVKLLVSAGANVNRASANFQSPLSYAEALHDKASSKRKESYRHIIDYLKSVGATYSEKEQGR; this comes from the coding sequence ATGAATTGGACGGCATTATGGCTGGGTGCAGCGTTATCATTCGCAGCATTGCCACCCACCGAAGCAGCAACACCGACATTGAGTGAGCTCGAGCAACAGATGGTTGCACTCGACCAGCAAATTGCCACGGCCAAAGCGCAGAAGCAAAACGATAAGCTGAAGTCACTGCGCGAACAACGTACAGCGCTGCAACAGACTATCCGCGATGCCAGGAAGCAGCAAAAAGCAGCCGATAAGGCAGCGCAGGCCAACGCGAAAAAGGCGGCCGCGGAGAAGACTTGGGAAGGCTATGATCCACAACGACAGTTGTGTGCTGCGATCGAATATCATCGAACGGATTTGGTCGAGCGCGTACTGAAAGCCGGAACCGTCGACTTGCAAAAAGCTAACGATCACTGTTTTTTCCCGCTCGCTGATGCGGCCAATCGCGGGCATGCCGATATTGTCGAACTGTTGCTTCAACACCAATCGCCGCTCAGCATGCGTTTTCCGATGATGAACACGCTGATGAGTGCCATTGAGATCACCGCGTCGAGCAAAGAGGACCGCACCACCATTCTTGATCGATTAAAGCGTCAGGGGGCTGGGGTGCATGACAGCGTTGAGGCCTCGCTGCCATCAGCTGTCATCGCTGGAGGCGATACGCAAAGCGATCAATACTTGAAAGACCGATTCAATATCGACAAGGAATTGATGCAATCCGGCGGTAGTCTGGTGCGTGCTTTGAAAGACGGGCATGTCAACAACATTGCCTGGTTATTGAAAAACGGCGCGAACGCTGAAGAATCATCGCTCGGCAAAACGGCCTTGCAATACGCTATTGATAGTCGCGATGTAGAGAAAGTCAAACTCCTGGTCTCAGCTGGCGCCAACGTCAATCGTGCCAGCGCCAATTTCCAGTCTCCGCTGAGCTACGCCGAAGCACTTCACGACAAGGCCTCCAGCAAACGCAAAGAATCATACCGGCACATCATCGATTATTTGAAGTCCGTCGGAGCCACGTACTCGGAGAAAGAACAAGGTAGATGA
- the fba gene encoding class II fructose-bisphosphate aldolase (catalyzes the reversible aldol condensation of dihydroxyacetonephosphate and glyceraldehyde 3-phosphate in the Calvin cycle, glycolysis, and/or gluconeogenesis) has product MALITLRQLLDHAAEHQYGVPAFNVNNLEQMRAVMEAANAVDAPVIIQASAGARKYAGAAFLRHLILAAIEEFPHIPVCMHQDHGVSPAVCQRSIQMGFSSVMMDGSLGEDGKTPTDYDYNVRVTKTVTDFAHACGVSVEGEIGCLGSLETGMAGEEDGVGAEGVLDHSQLLTDPEEAAQFVRDTHVDALAIAIGTSHGAYKFSRPPTGDILAIGRVKEIHARIPNTHLVMHGSSSVPQDWLKIINEYGGDLGETYGVPVSEIQEAIKHGVRKVNIDTDLRLASTGAVRRFLAKNPKEFDPRKFLAESTKAMMAICKERYEQFNCAGQASKIKPLSLDAMTTRYAKGELKPQIK; this is encoded by the coding sequence ATGGCATTGATTACCTTAAGGCAGCTGCTCGATCACGCGGCCGAACATCAGTACGGTGTACCGGCATTTAACGTCAATAACCTGGAGCAAATGCGCGCGGTTATGGAAGCGGCCAATGCCGTCGATGCGCCGGTGATCATTCAGGCCTCGGCCGGTGCCCGCAAATATGCTGGCGCGGCGTTCCTGCGCCATTTGATTCTGGCCGCGATTGAAGAATTCCCGCATATTCCGGTTTGTATGCATCAGGATCATGGCGTTTCGCCAGCGGTGTGCCAGCGCTCGATTCAAATGGGCTTTTCCTCGGTCATGATGGACGGCTCGCTCGGTGAAGACGGCAAAACCCCAACCGATTACGACTACAACGTGCGGGTAACGAAAACCGTCACCGATTTTGCCCACGCTTGCGGCGTTTCCGTCGAAGGTGAAATCGGTTGCCTGGGTTCTTTGGAAACCGGCATGGCCGGCGAAGAAGATGGTGTTGGCGCTGAAGGCGTGCTCGATCATTCTCAGTTGCTGACCGATCCGGAAGAAGCGGCGCAGTTCGTTCGTGACACCCATGTTGATGCGCTGGCGATCGCCATTGGCACCTCGCATGGCGCCTACAAATTCTCGCGTCCGCCGACAGGTGACATTCTGGCCATCGGCCGTGTCAAAGAAATTCACGCCCGTATCCCGAACACGCATTTGGTCATGCACGGTTCTTCATCGGTGCCGCAGGACTGGCTGAAAATCATCAACGAGTACGGCGGTGATTTGGGCGAAACCTACGGTGTGCCAGTCAGCGAAATTCAGGAAGCGATCAAGCACGGTGTGCGCAAGGTCAATATCGACACCGATTTGCGTCTGGCCTCGACCGGTGCGGTGCGTCGTTTCCTGGCCAAGAATCCGAAGGAATTCGATCCGCGCAAATTCCTGGCCGAATCGACCAAGGCGATGATGGCGATTTGCAAAGAGCGCTACGAGCAATTCAATTGCGCCGGCCAAGCCTCGAAAATCAAACCGCTGAGCCTGGACGCGATGACCACGCGCTATGCCAAAGGCGAGTTGAAGCCGCAGATCAAATAA
- a CDS encoding OmpA family protein, protein MKLPIFLISAVLLCFAGSQANALDTEMFCTGKIYGKGKKAICLPLGELSFADQLVHFSPGKKASKAPFDQGAQALGEPNYKNTRSPDFISLGCDGELVLQFTDNVLVDVPGMDLYVFEVGPFVEKTALFISQDGEQWLPIGTIEGSRSDIDIAPLVPAGERYNFVRLVNAGKSCGGQHSGADIDAVAAVGAEVRLSLNSAVLFDVGQSDLKPEADQELQQLAKALASYGDKAAITIEGHTDSTGSEADNLKLSQARAEAVRIYLVTKTGTDGDRLSTKGYGEKRPVASNDDEQGRALNRRVDVLVAPKR, encoded by the coding sequence ATGAAATTGCCAATTTTTTTAATCAGTGCAGTGTTACTTTGCTTTGCTGGTAGCCAGGCCAATGCGTTGGACACCGAGATGTTCTGCACCGGAAAGATCTACGGAAAAGGAAAGAAGGCCATTTGTTTACCCTTGGGTGAATTGTCGTTTGCTGACCAACTGGTGCACTTCTCGCCGGGAAAAAAAGCCTCAAAGGCGCCCTTTGATCAAGGGGCACAGGCCCTCGGCGAACCCAACTACAAGAATACCCGCTCGCCGGACTTCATCTCGCTCGGTTGCGACGGTGAGCTGGTCCTGCAGTTCACTGATAACGTGTTGGTCGACGTGCCGGGAATGGATCTGTATGTGTTTGAAGTTGGTCCGTTCGTTGAGAAAACGGCGCTTTTCATTTCACAAGATGGCGAACAATGGTTGCCGATCGGGACTATTGAAGGCTCTCGTTCGGACATTGATATTGCCCCGCTTGTGCCTGCTGGCGAGCGCTACAATTTTGTTCGCTTGGTCAACGCCGGCAAAAGCTGCGGCGGGCAACACAGCGGCGCTGATATTGATGCGGTCGCGGCGGTTGGCGCCGAGGTGCGCTTGTCGCTTAATAGCGCCGTGCTGTTTGATGTCGGCCAATCCGATTTGAAGCCTGAAGCAGACCAGGAATTACAGCAATTGGCGAAAGCCTTGGCCTCGTACGGCGATAAAGCGGCCATTACCATTGAAGGCCACACTGACAGCACCGGCAGCGAAGCGGACAACCTGAAGTTGTCGCAAGCAAGAGCCGAGGCCGTTCGAATATATCTGGTCACCAAAACGGGCACGGACGGTGACCGTTTGAGCACCAAGGGCTACGGCGAGAAACGACCGGTGGCGAGCAATGATGATGAGCAAGGCCGCGCCTTGAATCGCCGTGTCGATGTTCTGGTGGCGCCAAAACGATGA
- a CDS encoding aminoacyl-tRNA deacylase, with the protein MIAQSVQSFLHQHGVQYDVFKHPARSGSYSKAIASHVPPSQMIKSVLLVDLQNQFLLVMIPADRMLSLYHVNKHSHRQFRLADESEISRIFFDCTPGAIPAFGHAYQIETLIDEQLCHKPQLYLEAGDQQQVIQLSQQQFHTLTRNCPRGMFSVFPDICPQFV; encoded by the coding sequence ATGATTGCACAATCAGTTCAGAGTTTTCTGCATCAGCACGGCGTGCAGTACGACGTGTTCAAACATCCGGCCCGCAGCGGCAGCTATTCAAAAGCAATTGCTTCGCATGTGCCGCCGAGTCAGATGATCAAATCGGTGTTGCTGGTTGATTTACAAAATCAATTCTTGCTGGTGATGATTCCAGCAGACCGCATGCTCAGTCTCTATCACGTCAACAAACATAGTCATCGTCAGTTCCGCTTGGCCGATGAAAGTGAAATCAGCCGGATTTTTTTCGATTGCACGCCTGGCGCGATTCCGGCATTTGGTCATGCTTACCAGATTGAAACATTGATCGATGAGCAGCTTTGTCATAAACCTCAGCTTTATCTCGAAGCGGGTGATCAGCAACAAGTGATCCAATTATCTCAACAACAGTTCCATACCCTGACGCGCAATTGTCCGCGTGGCATGTTCTCGGTTTTTCCGGATATCTGTCCGCAATTTGTCTGA
- a CDS encoding phosphoglycerate kinase: MNVIKMADLDLRGKRVLIREDLNTPIQDGKITSAVRLEASLPTIKLALEKGAKVMVCSHLGRPTEGELKPEDSLAPVVEWFAQRLNSKVRLSNDYLNGLDIAEGEVVFLENVRCNVGEKKNSDELAKKYAALCDVYVGDAFGTAHRAEASTHGVAKFAKIACAGPLMAAEIDALSKALHAPKRPLVAIVGGSKVSTKLTILESLAQKVDQLIVGGGIANTFMAAAGLPVGKSLYEADLVEQAKTLIAQAKARGADIPIPVDVVVGKKFDANEPAVVKAAKEVAEDEMIFDIGPKTQAMFAELLNKAGTVVWNGPVGVFEFDQFGEGTKALSLAIAKSDAFSLAGGGDTLAAIEKYGIGEQMSYISTGGGAFLEFLEGKELPAIAILVERAK, encoded by the coding sequence ATGAACGTAATCAAAATGGCCGATCTGGATTTGCGCGGTAAACGCGTGCTGATCCGTGAAGATCTGAATACGCCGATTCAGGATGGCAAAATCACTTCGGCGGTGCGCCTGGAAGCTTCACTGCCGACCATCAAGCTGGCGCTGGAAAAAGGCGCGAAAGTCATGGTCTGTTCGCACCTTGGTCGTCCGACTGAAGGCGAGCTGAAGCCAGAAGATTCCTTGGCACCAGTCGTGGAATGGTTTGCCCAACGGCTGAACAGCAAAGTGCGTTTGTCGAACGATTACCTGAATGGTCTTGATATCGCTGAGGGCGAAGTCGTTTTTCTGGAAAACGTCCGCTGCAATGTCGGCGAAAAGAAAAACAGCGATGAGCTCGCCAAGAAATACGCGGCGCTTTGCGATGTTTATGTCGGCGATGCCTTCGGTACCGCTCACCGCGCTGAAGCCTCGACTCATGGCGTTGCCAAGTTCGCCAAGATTGCCTGCGCAGGCCCGCTGATGGCGGCGGAAATCGATGCACTCAGCAAGGCGCTGCACGCACCGAAGCGTCCTTTGGTCGCGATTGTCGGTGGTTCGAAAGTCTCGACCAAGCTGACGATTCTGGAATCACTGGCACAGAAAGTTGATCAGCTGATCGTCGGTGGCGGCATCGCCAACACCTTCATGGCCGCTGCTGGCTTACCGGTCGGCAAATCGCTTTATGAAGCCGATCTGGTTGAACAAGCGAAAACTCTGATCGCGCAGGCGAAAGCACGCGGCGCCGATATTCCGATTCCGGTCGATGTCGTCGTCGGCAAGAAATTCGACGCCAATGAACCGGCTGTGGTCAAAGCGGCGAAAGAGGTTGCCGAAGATGAGATGATCTTCGATATCGGCCCGAAAACCCAAGCGATGTTCGCCGAGTTGTTGAACAAGGCCGGCACCGTCGTCTGGAACGGTCCGGTTGGTGTTTTTGAATTCGATCAATTCGGCGAAGGCACCAAGGCCCTGAGTCTGGCGATTGCCAAATCCGATGCGTTCTCACTGGCTGGCGGTGGTGACACGCTGGCTGCCATCGAGAAGTATGGTATCGGCGAACAAATGAGTTACATTTCCACCGGCGGTGGTGCGTTTCTGGAGTTCCTTGAAGGCAAGGAATTACCGGCAATTGCCATCCTGGTTGAACGAGCGAAATAA
- the gap gene encoding type I glyceraldehyde-3-phosphate dehydrogenase produces the protein MPIKVGINGYGRIGRTVLRAIYEHARRDEIIVTAINTSHPIKDEAFFTRFDSVHGRFNAEVTYDEGNIYINGDRIRVFADRNPANLKWAEAEVDVVFECTGKFTTKEAASAHFAGGAKKVLISAPGGEDVDATVVYGVNHDLITKNMTVISNASCTTNCLAPVAKVLHDTVGIENGLMTTIHAYTNDQNIVDGHHKDLRRARAAAMNMIPTKTGAAKAVGLVLPELNGKLDGFAVRVPTANVSVVDLSFIAKRDCTKEEINAALRAASEGAMKGVLAYNDEPLVSIDFNHTPFSSIFDATQTKVNGRMVKVLAWYDNEWGFSNRMLDTAIAMMNAK, from the coding sequence ATGCCTATCAAAGTCGGTATCAACGGTTACGGTCGCATCGGACGCACCGTGTTGCGCGCCATTTACGAACACGCCCGTCGCGATGAAATCATCGTTACCGCGATCAACACCTCGCATCCGATCAAGGACGAAGCGTTCTTCACCCGTTTCGATTCGGTACACGGCCGCTTCAACGCCGAAGTAACCTATGACGAAGGCAATATTTACATCAACGGCGATCGTATTCGGGTATTTGCCGATCGCAACCCGGCCAACCTGAAATGGGCCGAGGCCGAAGTCGATGTCGTGTTCGAGTGCACGGGTAAATTCACCACCAAAGAAGCGGCCAGTGCCCACTTTGCTGGCGGCGCGAAGAAAGTGTTGATCTCCGCCCCTGGCGGTGAAGATGTCGATGCCACCGTCGTCTACGGCGTCAACCATGACTTGATCACCAAGAACATGACAGTGATCTCCAACGCCTCCTGCACCACCAACTGCCTGGCACCGGTGGCGAAAGTGTTGCATGACACCGTTGGCATCGAAAACGGTTTGATGACAACGATTCACGCTTACACCAACGACCAGAACATCGTTGATGGCCATCACAAGGATCTGCGCCGCGCCCGCGCTGCCGCGATGAACATGATCCCGACCAAAACCGGTGCCGCCAAAGCCGTCGGTCTGGTGCTGCCGGAACTGAATGGCAAGCTGGATGGCTTCGCGGTGCGTGTGCCGACCGCCAACGTCTCGGTCGTTGATCTGTCGTTTATCGCCAAGCGCGATTGCACCAAAGAAGAAATCAACGCCGCGCTTCGAGCCGCCAGCGAAGGCGCGATGAAAGGTGTATTGGCCTACAACGACGAACCGCTGGTCTCGATCGATTTCAACCACACGCCGTTCTCGTCGATTTTCGATGCCACGCAAACGAAAGTGAATGGCCGCATGGTCAAGGTGCTGGCCTGGTACGACAACGAGTGGGGGTTCTCCAACCGTATGCTCGATACCGCCATCGCCATGATGAATGCGAAATAA
- the pssA gene encoding CDP-diacylglycerol--serine O-phosphatidyltransferase, translated as MEKPRRFAMIRDFHLADWFTMGNAFSGMITIFLSMAYLQEQDVRFLYFAAAFTPLALIFDIFDGRIARWRQQSSAMGRELDSLADVISFGVAPATFAYACGMQGLWDMAVLVAFVGCGVSRLARYNITAESMSDTAGKVKYFEGTPIPTSTILVAVMVIAIVMGDIGEQLWFGTYQIGPARFHPLVLMYALSGSLMISTVKIPKL; from the coding sequence ATGGAAAAACCGCGCCGCTTCGCGATGATTCGCGACTTTCACCTCGCTGACTGGTTCACGATGGGCAATGCGTTCAGCGGCATGATCACGATTTTCCTGTCGATGGCCTATCTGCAGGAACAGGATGTGCGTTTCCTGTATTTCGCGGCAGCGTTTACACCGCTGGCGTTGATTTTCGATATTTTCGATGGCCGTATTGCCCGCTGGCGTCAGCAGTCCTCAGCGATGGGTCGTGAGCTTGATTCATTGGCTGATGTGATTTCCTTTGGCGTTGCGCCGGCAACATTCGCCTACGCCTGTGGCATGCAAGGGCTGTGGGACATGGCGGTGCTGGTGGCGTTCGTTGGTTGCGGTGTCAGCCGTCTGGCGCGTTACAACATCACCGCTGAGTCGATGTCGGACACAGCTGGCAAGGTCAAGTACTTCGAAGGCACACCGATTCCTACCAGCACGATTCTGGTTGCCGTCATGGTCATTGCCATTGTCATGGGCGACATCGGCGAGCAACTGTGGTTCGGCACCTATCAAATCGGCCCGGCCCGTTTTCACCCGTTGGTATTGATGTATGCGCTGTCGGGTTCCTTGATGATCAGCACAGTCAAGATTCCGAAACTCTGA
- a CDS encoding M35 family metallo-endopeptidase: MCKSTLAPRAGALAAVLLFSQLSHAALTIELQSVKPALKASDDAEFVVTIRNDGARPVRLLKWQIPGETDEASFFEVSRDGKPVLYLGKHYKRGAPTDKDYLPLASGQSISRPIELSTQFDLTATGTYTFSYQPHFAESKAARSLNGKMEMAEAEVSVANSNTVHLWIEGSLQSQVEQQLKREESIANAIGIQGVSYSSNCSSSRRSTISSAFNTSKSMASNSLNYLNGSTVGARYTTWFGSYTSSRWSTARSHFSKIYSAMLNQNVVFDCGCTSSAYAYVYPTQPYKVYLCNAFWSAPLSGTDSKGGTIVHELSHFNVVAATDDHAYGQSAAKNLARTNPTRALDNADNHEYFAENTPYQN, translated from the coding sequence ATGTGTAAATCCACTCTGGCGCCACGCGCCGGTGCGCTGGCGGCCGTCTTGCTGTTCAGCCAGTTAAGCCATGCCGCACTCACCATTGAGTTGCAATCAGTTAAGCCAGCGCTGAAAGCCTCGGATGATGCCGAGTTTGTCGTCACCATTCGCAACGATGGCGCTCGCCCTGTACGCCTGTTGAAATGGCAAATTCCCGGCGAAACCGATGAGGCCTCTTTCTTTGAGGTCAGTCGCGATGGCAAGCCGGTGCTTTATCTCGGCAAGCATTACAAACGCGGCGCACCGACTGACAAAGACTATCTGCCTTTGGCCTCGGGGCAATCGATCAGTCGCCCCATCGAGCTCAGTACCCAATTCGATCTGACAGCCACCGGCACCTACACGTTTTCGTATCAGCCGCATTTTGCCGAGAGCAAAGCGGCGCGCAGCTTGAACGGCAAAATGGAGATGGCCGAAGCCGAGGTCAGCGTTGCCAACAGCAATACTGTGCATTTGTGGATCGAAGGTTCTTTGCAATCACAGGTTGAGCAGCAATTGAAGCGGGAAGAAAGCATCGCCAATGCCATCGGCATTCAAGGCGTCAGTTACAGCAGCAACTGCAGCAGCTCGCGCCGGTCGACGATAAGCAGCGCCTTCAACACCTCGAAATCGATGGCCAGTAATTCGCTGAACTACCTGAATGGCAGCACCGTTGGTGCGCGCTATACGACATGGTTCGGCAGTTACACCTCGTCCCGCTGGAGCACCGCGCGTTCTCATTTCAGCAAAATTTATAGTGCGATGCTCAATCAGAACGTGGTGTTCGATTGTGGCTGCACCAGCAGCGCTTATGCCTACGTTTATCCAACACAGCCTTACAAAGTGTACTTGTGCAATGCGTTCTGGAGCGCGCCGCTGTCTGGTACCGATTCCAAAGGCGGTACCATTGTTCATGAATTGAGCCATTTCAATGTCGTGGCAGCAACCGATGATCACGCTTACGGTCAAAGTGCAGCAAAGAATCTGGCGCGGACCAATCCGACCCGGGCACTTGATAACGCCGATAACCACGAGTACTTCGCCGAGAATACCCCGTATCAAAACTAA